Part of the Triticum aestivum cultivar Chinese Spring chromosome 4D, IWGSC CS RefSeq v2.1, whole genome shotgun sequence genome is shown below.
catatatccaattggatatgagtgacatgagttattattgttgacatcacccttgaggtgaataccttggtaagcgaaattataagcccctatctttctatgtgtccggttgaaactttttgctcatgtgtatgaggtgagtcttagtaatcatagaagactataagatggttgagtatgtggacttgccaaaaaggcttcgatacgtgacccttcctgaaaagatgatgaattgtagttgcaaagttgactgagaacatagtttgttggttttcaatagagtttatgctttatacttcgatgttgtgatgaattgttacttattcatgagaagtatatgataaaagttctatgataaagttttatgttaaagtttgtttttgttataataatatacatgatgcttctatgtccgtatttttttttatcaacacctctctctctctctaagcatgtggacatgtttttcgatttcggttttcgcttgaggacaagcgaggtctaagcttgggggagttgatacatccattttgcatcatgttttcttactattattcatattgtttttatgtataataatgctttttggagtaattctaatgccttttctctcataatatgcaaggtccacacaaagagggagaataccggcagctggaattctggacctgaaaaagctacgtcatgctacctattctgcacaactccaaatgagctgaaacttcacggggatttttatggaatatataagaaatattagagcaaataagtaccagagggcccccaccaggtgggcacaacccacctgggcgtgctagggagcccaggcgcgccctagtgggttgtgccctcctcggcccacctctggtgcccctcttttggtatataagtcattttgacctagaaaaaaaataaggagaggactttcgggatgaagcgctgccgcctcgaggcggaacttgggcaggagcactttgaccctccggcagagcgattctgccgggggaacttccctcctggagggggaaatcatcgtcatcatcatcaccaacaagtctcccatcttggggagggcaatctccatcaacatcttcaacaacaccatctcctctcaaaccctaattcatctcttgtgttcaatctttgtaccgaaactatagattggtgtttgtgggtgactagtagtgttgattacaccttgtagttgattactatatggtttattcagtggaagattatatgttcagatccattatactatttaatacccctctgatcttgagcatgattatcatttgtgagtagttacttttgttcttgaggtcacgggagaaatcttgttgcaagtaatcatgtgaacttgatatgtgtttgacattttgattgtatgtatgttgtgattcccttagtggtgtcatgtgaacgtcgactacatggcacttcaccatatttgggcctaagggaatgcattgtggagtagttattagatgatgggttgcgagagtaacagaatcttaaaccctagtttatgcgctattacgttagggaccgatttggatcaaaaagttaatgctatggttagaatttattcttaatacttttcttgtagttgtggatgcttgcgagggggttaatcataagtaggaggttttttcaagtaagaacaacacctaagcactagtccacccacatattaaattatcaaagtagcgaacacaaatcaaatcaacatgatgaaagtgactaaatgaaattcacgtgtaccctcaagaacgctttgcttatcataagagaccattttggcatgtcctttgcctcaaaaggattgggctaccttgctgcacttttgttactattaccgttacttgctcgttacaaattatcttgctatcaaactgctCGTTACtttaatttcagtgcttgcagagaataccttgctgaaaaccacttgtcatttccttctgctccttgttgggttcgacactcttacttatcgaaaggactacgattgatcccatatacttgtgggtcatcaccggcgCAAGGGCCAGAGGAGCAGGCGCAGTCTAGGCGGCGTCACCAGCACCAGAAGGAGGTGCATTGGCTAAGAGGACGGCGTGGAGCGGGTCGGCAGCGACGACGGCTCCATGGGGGCGGAAGCGGGATCGGTGATCTGCGCAAATGGGTTAACCAGGCCAGGAGCATGTGATACCATTTTTGACAGAGAGGTTAGGGAGAAATCACAGCACACTTGATTCATTCATCGGCAGAGGTATCTTACATTCTTAAaaagttgatccccactactacCAATTCTCTTAACAAGCAGCCCGTCCACATCATTATCTAGCCACGTCAGCAATTCTGTTCATGTATGCATGCATTTTGTACGTAGATATGAGACGCAATGCAACCTTCTACCCAGCGTAACCCAGCCATTCGACATGCAGCATTCCATCCAGTATTAATTGCCTCTTTAGTCGGTATTTAGTTGGGCGGAGGAACTGACTATTACCTCTCCCTCCAGCCTGTCTATCTTCTCCATAATCTAGCCCGGGTATTTAGTTGGGCGGAGGAACTGGCGATTACATCTTCCTCTAGCCTCTCTGTCTTCTCCATAATCCAGCCGGGTATTTAGTCGGGCAGAGGAACTTGCCGGTACAATTTTCTGCTCATATTTTCTTCTGCACCTTCCGCAACGAATCATATTCTCCAATATAAAGCAAGCATGACCTGCCGCCTGGTCGCCTGGGGATATCCCGTCGATCACCCACTAGGTGATCTGCGCCTCTGTTAGATCCGAGGACGCCGACACAGTCCGTCGCCTGGTAGTCAGCATTCGACTCCGCCGGGTCGCTCGCCACCATCCAACTTGGGGACGCTGTCCCATGCCGGCCAACTCCGAGGCGTCCTATTCCAGCATGTTGCTCGCTACCGTGTTAAATTGATGGACGTCGGGGAGTCTGCGTTGTAGTACGTCGCAGCGGGGGTCAGCACACTCAGTCTTCCACCTTCTTCTCATGTGCTCACCACCATCCACTGACATCTCGATCCCGACGCCTTCCGCGTGGTCGCCAAGCAACACGGTGCATCGCATCATGCTCGACGATGAGGCATCCGACGCCAAGGCTTCCAAATCCAGCACATCCCTCGCTGCCGTGTTGATGGGCGCCGAGGAGTCCGCGTTGTGCGTCGCAGTAGAGGCCGGAGCGCGTGGAGTCGTCTACCTCTGCCCAAACATCTTCCGTGTGAATGCCAAGAAAGGGCACACAGGTGAGCTCCTCTTTTCAACGCATTATTCCCACTGTATTCCTGATTCTACTTGGCCCGGCTGCATTTTCCTCAGCTAGGTACATCAATTTGAAAATACAAGGATAACATTTGATTAGTTTGGTGTTTTGGACTTTACAGTTTGATTGGTTGGACTATACTTATGCCAGGATATGTGGATTCACAAGAGATGTGGCTGTCCAATTGTTCAGTGGTAACAATGGTCGATTTTGGTACTAATCAAAAGGAAATTAAAAACCATTGTGTATATGATTTGGTTAAGACCCCTAAGATTCtctgtatttttttgtagtttgcacaacTAATAAATTACAACAATGCAATGGGTCACTTTTCTGAATTATTCTTTTTTACAAAGTGTATATTTAGATTTTTGACATTATTCCTTTAGTATGACATTTGACTGTGTTCTGAAGAGACCACAAAGGTCAAGGCATTCAGGAAGACAGGAGCTATTCCAACTCCTGGGCGTTTCGATTTGTTCAAATCATCATGCCGGTGTTGTGTGCTATAAAACAAAATCCATTGAATGTAAATAAAATTCATCATAAAAGTAATTCCAATCGTTATCATCTTCACGACAACAAAATCCGTAGCAATGCGCGGGGTGTCATCTAGTATGTACAGTTACAAGGCCACTGTAGAAGGAAGGTAATTAAAACGGATTTTGTAACGCGCGGGGTGTTATCTAGCACTACCCTCGACGTGCGCCACGATCTAGCTGCACGGACTGAAGCATGTCCGTGTACGTATGAGCTATACAAAGAGCATACACGACGAGTGAGggcttttggaggccgagctccacggAGCTCGTTTTCAAAATACAAATTTCCACAaggtgaatttttttgaaattgtttgTATACACTTTCACACATGTGTATTGCGTCTGTGCAAAAATTCATAACCAAAATACTTTCACACGTGGTGTACAGAAAAAAGACAAAAACGTATTTCTAGAATGGGCCAATATTTTTTGTTGTTGGGccggatttttatttttttgtacagcctacaaatcacaaattcaaaaaaaattcttacACGTTCGTGCGGAAATCTATTAAGTTACCGTGGAATTTTGTTTTAAATTTTTCTGAAACTTTGAAATATAAATTTTGGTTTTTTCAAAATACCGAGCTCCCTGGAGCTCGGCCTCCGTTGGCATTTTCCACATACAAGATGGCCTACTATGCATTCTAACAAGTTGGATTGACACTATTTGATGGATGAGATTTGATAGATCTCGCTCTTTcagtctttttatattggtatatgaTACGATATAGATATAGATGCTGAAGGCATGTGTTTGATTTATACCCTGTGCATCAATTTTTGGATTTTTCTGTCTTTAGTTGGGAAAAAGATCAACGTTAATTGCGTTCAAAACGAGAAAGAGATCGGTGTACGTTAATTACAATCAAAACGGGAAAGAGATCAGCATGCGTTAATTGCATTTTAAACGGGAAAGGGATCAGTGTCATTTGCGGTGCAGAAGGAAAATAATTAAATTTGCAAGTTGTAGAAACAAATCCGAAGAAATCGTTGTCAATATCACCTCGCGGCCCATGTCTCGTTCTTAAGTCACGGCCACGCAACCGTGATCGAATGGGTGGGATCCGTTCGGCTCTATCCCTAATATTGGACAATTCGCCGTTTAACTTTCTCCCGTCAATATTACTACTATACAGTATCTTTCTGTCCGAAAGTACTTACCGGAAAAATGGATATATTTAGACATATTTTTgaacaagtatttctggacggagatAGCATGATTTTTCTCAAAATAAAATTAGTCTCGATCAGTTCTTACGAGGGAGAAATGTTGAACCAGCCAGTCTAAAAGCAAGGCAACCGCGCAACCTCAATTAGAGCATGTAGAGAATGCAAATGGAGGTCGTCTACCTCGGCGTAGCTCTCGTGTCCTTGTGTGCCGTGCTTCTTTCCAGCCGCAGACGCAGGCGCTCGGCAATGAACGAGCTGCCGGGGCCGTGGCAGCTGCCGGTGATCGGAAGCCTGCACCACCTCGTCGGGCAGCTCCCCCACCGCGCGATGCGTGACCTAGCGCGGCGCTACGGGCCGGTCATGCTCCTCCGGCTCGGCGAGGTGCCCACGCTGGTGGTGTCGTCCCGGGAGGGTGCCCGTGAGGTGACGAAGACCCACGACTTGGCGTTTGCGACGCGGCCTCTGAGCGCCACAGCGCGTGTGCTCACCAACGGCGGCCGGGACATTGTGTTCGCACCGTACGGTGACCACTGGCACCAGGTTAAGAAGATCGCCGTCTTCGAGCTCTTATCGGCGCGGCGCGTCACGTCCTTCCGCGCCGTCCGcgaggaggaggtcgccgccgTGCTCCGCGATGTCGCCGAGGCCGCGGTGGCCACGCGCCCCGTGGAGCTGCGCGCGTGCCTCTCCGCGCTCGGCATCGACATCACGGTCCGCGCCATCATGGGTGACCGGTTCAAGGAGCGCGATGTGTTCCTCCACGCGCTCGACCGCTCCACGAAGCTCGTGGCGGGGTTCAACCCGCCGGACCTGTGGCCGTCGTCCCGGTTTGCCGGCTATCTCAGCGGGGCCGTGCGCAGCGCCAAGGAGTGCCGTGACATCGGGAACGGCATCCTCGACGCCATCATCAAGGAGCGGCTCGAGAGGACGATGGAAGGTGGCGGAGGCCAGAAGAACGAGGACTTGCTCGACGTGCTGCTAAGCATGCACAAGGAGGGCAAGCTCGACATGGACGCCGTCAAATACGTCATCTTCGTAAGTACTGTACTCCTTTTTTTACATATTATTTGAAAGGTTTAGCTTTATCCCGAGTCAAATTTCATTAAGTTTAGCTCTAATCAAGCTTATGAATACCAGATTTATTTTCTTAGATTCATCGTAAAATATCCTGAGGCACAATTCGTTAGGCGGATTATATAATTGTTTTGTAACGCTGATACGTGTCTAGATTTACAGTTCTCAGGCCCTTTTAAGTCTCACAAAACGAAACTCTCTCCACAATCAATGGTTCACACAGGACCTATTCAGCGCCGGCAGCGAGACAACTACGCTAGAGTGGGCATTCGCAGAGCTGATGAGGAACCCAAAGGTGATGCACAAGGCAACCGCCGAGGTTCGGCGAGCCTTCAGGGCCCAAGGCACCGTAGCGGAGCACCGCCTCAACGAGCTCCCGTACATGCACCTGGTCATTCGGGAGGCGCTGCGGCTGCACATGCCCACGCCGTTGCTCCTCCCGCGGGAGTGCCGGGAGCCATGCCAGGTGCTCGGGTATGACGTGCCGCAGGGCACGCAGCTGCTAGTCAACGTCTGGGCACTGGGCCGTGACAAGCGGTACTGGCCTGACGGGCCGGAGGAGTTTCGGCCGGAGCGGTTCGAGGACGAGGATGCTGTGGACTTTAAGGGTAACGACTTCTCTTTTCTGCCGTTCGGCGCAGGCCGGAGGATGTGCCCTGCCATGGCATTCGGCCTCGCCAACATCGAGCTCGCACTCGCGAGCCTGCTGTTCCACTTCGACTAGGAGGGTCCAAGTCCAGATGAATTGGACATGGCCGAGGCGTTTGGTGTTACCGCGCGGCGGAAGGCCGACCTCCTCCTGCGCCCTGTCCTCCGTGTGCCCGTTCCCTTCCTGGAGTCTACTCCACCGGCAGGCAACGGAGATCGTTAGCGTCCTACGCTCCTTGTCGTCATAGAGGCAAGTATGATCGCTTCATTCGACAAGGTCGTAGTGCATTGCACCTGCATGCATGTGCTTGAACAAATACCATCATAATAAGACTGCCTGTCCATCATATTAATCAGCATAAAATAGATCTTTGCAAGCACATGCATATGTTGGTGTGTGCATGTATTTACGTATCGATAAATAAAGACACAGGAGCCCGCGATCCGTGTTTGCCGTGCTTCAGTGCTTGTTTGTAGACTTGGTCATACTATGGGTTGTTCAAGTGACAATATTAAGGACCAGTTTGTTTGAGGTTCAAGGATCAAATTCAGCTTTTCTAGTGAAGCTGAATCTAAAGCTTATTTGAAGAGCTCTTTTACAATACCCTTAAATTAATATAAGCCGTCTATTTCTGGCAATCCAATGGCCAGTATGATCTGATACTCCATCTTTTGTTCCACGGAGTGCTGACTCGAAGAGTCATGGAGTACCTTGATCTAAGGGGCAAAACAGTAATCGCACCAATCATTATATGGTTATTTCTCTTGGTGGTATTTTGATATTCCCACCATAACCTTTGGTTCGTACTGCTCTCGTTTCCGTCCGTGAACGCCGCCGCCACTGCGATCTGCTCCGCCTGCCGCTGCCGCCATGCTTGtgtcctccacaatcagatcggaCGTTGGCACGTTCTAATCTCTGAACATAATCGACGGATTTGTGAAGCCCAGTAATGCATCCTAGACCTGGAGGAATGCAGCGGATGGATAGACATGTCTCAGGCTTTTCACTAGAGGATGCACCAGCGGAGAATCAATGGAGACATCCTAGGTGCAGATTGCCACGGGCGATGACAACAATTCTGATGGAGTGAAGAGAAATCTTGAATCTAGCTGGCGGCGGCGAAGCCTTTTTTCTGACGGCCTCACCGCTGAATGTAGGATCGATGGACAGCCTTTTTCTTCCAAACTGAACGATCGGCCTCTATTATGGAAATCCCAAAATACCATTCGTAAAATGTCTAAGTTACCCTTCATCATGGACGGCCAGATATGTTTGGTACTCCGGTTAATGCCATGGGAGTACCAGGGTACCGTAAAAAAGCTCTTCAAATAAGCTTTCCTAGTGAAAATGAATATGGAATCTGAAACCAACAACTATTTTGAATTAGCTTTGTCAGTTAAGCTTAATCTGGATTTGGGTCATTGTGTTATTTGCCGAAGCACCACAAAGTGCGTACTTCGATGGTGAAACAGATTCTGTGAATCAGATTTGCCACTGAAGCAAATCCAAAGGTGAGTCGACTCCAATCAAAGCTGAATGTTTGGGCCTTTTATCACTATGAATCAGCTTTGACACTGAAGTAAATCCACAAGTAATTTGAATCCAATCAAAACTGAAACAAACAGGGACTAAATGCAGGCACTGAGGTTGATACTACTTCCTTCCATCATATTACATATCTTAGAAATTTTATTAGCTATTGTTATACACCAGCCCTTGTTGCTGAATTatatctactactccctctgttcacttttataagacattGTTGCCATTTCAGACAGCAGTCAAAACAGTTCAATGTATGCTGTCTGAAATtataacacccccagtgtcatgctacagtaatcccatgttaatggtgccatgtcatcatgttactgttgctaatcttcacgatccaaatcacaattcaaattcaaatccaatctaaagtcaaaagttcatatttgtcagacatgaaatctaaaatgttcatcttgtgccaaaAAATTCCCATAACTAATATTGgtagtgaaccaacatttttgcaaagtgtttaagtGCACTATACTAGCTAAAACAGTGCTTATAACATTTGTTTAAATGCTTTTTTAATTTGTAAAAATGCTAACCTGTTTTATTCAAGTGCTAAACTAATTGTGGCAGTAGCCTAAAGCATGATGATATTTTAGGTGTAAGTTTTATAATTTATAGAACTGTTTTGGTTTTAAAAAGTTTTGGAAAACAGAAGTTTCAAAAAAGCAAGAAAATGCAAAACTAATTAAAAAGGAAAATAATGCCCCTGCCCCTCTGGAACTAACCCCccgggcttcggcccacccgagccagcccATCCAGCCCACTCCCCCCCACCGGTCGCCTCCCTCTCCTGTACAGCCGACCGGGCGCCCGCCCGAGCCGTCCTGGTCCGACCAGCTCGCCGGCATTGCCCCGAggggataagggcgacgcctcgaGCGCATCTCCCCCTCACCTCGCCCAactcccctctcctcctccccctggcCTCGCTCTCCAGATCCAGCACAGCCGAGCGCGACCATCGCCGCTGCTTGCCATTTGCCGCACTCCGGCGCCACCCCGAGCGATGCCTGGTGGTCCAGGAGCTCCCGCTGGACTCCGAGTTGCGGATCGAGTCCGACACCCCTGCATCGTCTACATCGGGCCCTTCTTCCACcatcggccaccggagatcgccgccgccgccctgtctgctccaggcctcccccgagcccgctttgCTCACCTACAAGCTCGATGTGAGCTCCTCTGTCCGTTCCCCTTTTCTTTCCCCTCAAATTCGTCGACGTTTGGCCGTCCCACACGTTGACCGCAATGACAGGGAGCTCGGCTCTGCGTGCCCGCGCCCCCTGTTCGCTGCTCCATTGACGCGCCCTTGGCCGCGCTCGCAGGCTCTGGCCGCGTCGGGCCGCGCCCTTGGCCGCCCAGCGCGCGCCAGCCCGCACGTGCCTTCGCTGCTGCCGCTCCTGCTGGAagccgcagcagccgccgccgctgctcccgcGAGTAGTCACCGCTGCTGCTACCCCGCTGCCTGCAGACCCCTGCGCGCGCCCGGCCGGGCGTGCCCGCGCCCcagcgcctgccgccgccgccttcaccctGCTGCCGCTACGTTGTTGTTGCTCCCGCCGCTGGCTACTTTTGCTGCTGCTTGTGCTACTGCCGCTGCTGCTCCTCCCTTCCCCTGCTCCCTGTCGCTGCTCGCCATAGCCGGCCACCCTCGCCTCCGCCCGCCACTGCCGACGGCCCCCTGCCCCGCACCGCCTACAGCCGTCGTCGCCACCTTCGCGCGCCTCCCCAGCGACCCGGCCTGCTGCTCCCGGCCGCAGCCGTCGAGCGCCGGTGCGGACGCGGGTGAGCGTGCCCAGCGAGGCCGCCGGTGCCTCTGTATTTGGGGTCCAGCCCCGTTTGTTTAGTTTAGGGACTAATCCCAATTAGTGCTAATATTCCTCCCTCCTAATTAgtgtatgacacatgggccccatcTACTAACTACCCCCCTTTAAGTCAATCTGTTAAAAAATAAAAGTGttcctatgacaggtgggacccctgTACTATTTCTGTGGATAAGATCAAATAAAGCccctctatgacaagtgggcctgATATGTCAATTGGACCAGTCAACCCTGTCAGCtttgactgttgactgctgactagGCAGTCAACAGGTCCCCACCTGTCATCTCCTATAGCACCCTGTTGTGTACACTTTAGTGTGTGCACGTAGCATTTTACTATTATTTTTTGAATTagtattaaatccagaaattacggaatattgttaaaactttagaaaaacctagaaaataatccgtaactaggacgaaaatgttttctacatgaaagttgctcagaaaaacgatacgaatccgaatacgcggtccgttcatctgtcacatgcccctagcatgctgaacatggaacattccccctccggtcatctgtctgacataggtccgaaaccgggaaaacattcccggttgaattccccttcacctatatcgtggaGCACTTCattaggtcgaccctagttctgcttttcatcatgtcatgttttatgatactttgtttgctttatatttattgtttcttccccctcttttctccggtagaccccgagactgatgctgcccctgtgatcgactatgtcgacgacgaccttcttccttttcagcagagcttccaggcaagccccccccttgatcactctgatatcgcccattccattctctctcatgcttgcattagattttcctattgttattgtttgcccctattctgatgcatagcctggttTTGCTACCTGCTTTCAttccttacctgcttattctaaactgcttagaaTAGGCTGGGtagagacccatcagagaccccactttgtcccgactgccgcgctggattatcagaagacccgatcaacgggatcgaagaccaggcctcgGCACCGCACAACACTTTCCCCTTAGCTGCTCGACACTACTGGGCtactatcgagtgctgagggtggtacctcatcagcacttctgatgtgaaccttgtaggttagttcattggttatggtcatcgagggtgattcctccctgACCATTCACgataacgactctgtcgtgcaacccctcaagtgtgaacctcgagggtggttcctcctacgttcaccttgatggttacatcgagtggaatccaccgagggtgattcctcggggtttccccttggtgttagacacacggttactatggttactatgactttaccctGAACCAGGTTACTAAAGACGGgttgaccctgaggggtacccgcgcgagcttaattgcgggtgatgtggagtcgggttgacctggaaggtgcccgcgagataattatgaggcgtggccgggcattcttagcccttgccgcaagtcctcgagacggggcgacggggtcacatcgatcgtgagtctctgctcgttaccgcatgctcctaatccactatgatttggatatttgatccgaggggcctctggcctgatagcactaaccatcacgtgggcatagtatgggcgttttgcgtcgtatgcatcagccaaagcttaatagacgtcagcgactgagcggcgtgcgccgggttggactggtaagcacctgcctttttaaggaggtagctaggtctgctcaccggccgcgttcgcaacgtgcaggagttcccggggcgatggcccatgacccctgggggcataggtatagtccggcgtgctgacctctctatttagcctaggtcgggttgcggcgtatcgtttggccgaggccgggcatgacccgggaaagtgtgtccgggcggagttaatcgagcgtggtgggtaagttggtgcacccccgcagggaagaaaacatctatcgatagcctgtcctacggtaacggacacttggagttgtatcccgatcgatacaactagaacctGACACCTGAGAtgagaactggatagtatggctttgggagtgctttctcgtagggagtcgaggagggatctctgggcgaggttgatgacactactactactactactactactactactactactactactactactttactttatgctactcttatctcttctgatgctgcaagatgcttgaagctgCTAGTCTTCGATaagctaggctttccccttctcttctggcattctgcagttcagtccacagatactacccatttcattgacaccgatgcatatgtagtgtagatccttgctttgcgagtactttggatgagtactcacgattgctttgctccctcttttcccccttttccattcttctcggatgacgcaaccagatgacggagtccaggagtcAGATGTCACCACCGACGATTACTACTAcatcgagggtgcctactactacgtggaggccgcccacaactaggagtagttaggaggctcccaggcaggaggccttgccttttcgatcaatgttgcgtTTGTGTtatccttcttaaggcaaacttgtttaactcatgtctgtacccagatattgttgcttccgctgactcttgtgtattcgagccctcgaggcccctggcttgtaatataaagcttgtattgtttcaatttgtgtctagagttgtgttgtgatatcttcctgtgagtccttgatcttgatcgtacacatttgcgtgtatgattagtgtacgattgaatcgggggcgtcacaagttggtatcagagccgactgcctgtaggtagcaccctttccaactccttggccgaagttgagtctagtcactacaaaacttttactaacatggttgtgcgtcttacgagcccacgtcgccattgggtggtattaggatcttttactcctcgtctatactctgggactttgttctctcttctattcgggttaaatgaatttactaactacgTTAGGTTCTCGTAACGACTTTcctcggagagccccttcattccggaTGGTTGCTTGCTTCACCAGAAgacttcgaagatactctccgatctaCTCCCAAGAACTTGTGTTCATTTCTTTTGCAATCCCTTAACACCGTTGAATCCTTCTGGATAACTGCGTACCCTCGCCGTTCATACTTCCATCCctagttgttcttgttattacaagatacccgaaagtATTCTCCGACTTTCGAGAATCCCTTTTCCAATTGCCTTGCAGCTCTTTTCCGCCTGAATAACCCTAAAAATAATTCCTCACATTTatcggggattcgttcatccccagttgatcatatgtctcacaaaattcttcgaatgcAATTCAATCTCCCGAagatcctctgcagcctattgctcccgaaagtcttgtctgcccgcattatggttaaatccatatgtctggcaatattcattaACATCCTTTGTCATTGTCATCCTGAGCCTATTGATTCATTATGTTGCGATTGCTTGCAATCATCAGTCGAACCCTGAAAATTGACCTTCCTGCTCTTACGTCATTCTGgacatgagttggatctcggcCAATCATGTTGTAATTGATTGTCCACCTAGTTCCCTTCAACTTGAACGTCGAATTATTCagctgtttctataatctgatgcctttgcattctttccttcttttgat
Proteins encoded:
- the LOC123100049 gene encoding zealexin A1 synthase-like — protein: MNELPGPWQLPVIGSLHHLVGQLPHRAMRDLARRYGPVMLLRLGEVPTLVVSSREGAREVTKTHDLAFATRPLSATARVLTNGGRDIVFAPYGDHWHQVKKIAVFELLSARRVTSFRAVREEEVAAVLRDVAEAAVATRPVELRACLSALGIDITVRAIMGDRFKERDVFLHALDRSTKLVAGFNPPDLWPSSRFAGYLSGAVRSAKECRDIGNGILDAIIKERLERTMEGGGGQKNEDLLDVLLSMHKEGKLDMDAVKYVIFDLFSAGSETTTLEWAFAELMRNPKVMHKATAEVRRAFRAQGTVAEHRLNELPYMHLVIREALRLHMPTPLLLPRECREPCQVLGYDVPQGTQLLVNVWALGRDKRYWPDGPEEFRPERFEDEDAVDFKGNDFSFLPFGAGRRMCPAMAFGLANIELALASLLFHFD